From a single Calothrix sp. NIES-2098 genomic region:
- a CDS encoding S-adenosyl-methyltransferase MraW, with the protein MNSDSQKPLDVEEPMFSHIPVLSREIIDGLAVHPGGYYLDATVGGGGHSRLLLEAALNVQVTAIDQDADALAAAQKYLAEYADRVNFIRSNFASYEFPHATFDGIIADLGVSSYHLDTPERGFSFRHAANLDMRMDRGQSLTAADVINEWDEAELADIFFKYGEERLSRRIARRIVERRPLHTTVELADAIASCVPPKYRYGRIHPATRVFQALRIVVNDELKSLETFLEKAPNALVPGGRIAIISFHSLEDRLVKHGLRNSPLLRVLTKKPITAQEAEIAQNPRSRSAKLRIAERKE; encoded by the coding sequence ATGAACTCAGATTCGCAAAAACCCCTGGATGTCGAAGAACCGATGTTTTCCCACATTCCCGTGTTGAGTCGGGAGATAATTGACGGTTTAGCAGTACATCCTGGTGGATATTATTTAGATGCAACAGTCGGTGGTGGCGGTCACAGTCGCCTCTTGCTAGAAGCCGCTTTGAACGTACAGGTAACAGCTATAGACCAAGATGCAGATGCTTTAGCAGCCGCCCAAAAGTATTTAGCTGAATATGCAGATCGGGTCAACTTCATTCGCAGCAACTTTGCTAGTTATGAATTTCCCCACGCAACTTTCGATGGTATTATCGCCGATTTAGGCGTTAGCTCCTATCATTTGGATACACCAGAGCGCGGTTTTAGCTTCCGCCACGCCGCTAATTTAGATATGCGCATGGATCGAGGACAATCGTTAACTGCGGCTGATGTCATTAATGAATGGGATGAAGCGGAATTAGCAGATATATTTTTCAAATATGGTGAGGAAAGATTATCGCGGCGCATTGCCAGACGCATTGTTGAACGGCGTCCGTTGCATACTACTGTGGAACTAGCAGATGCGATCGCATCTTGTGTTCCCCCTAAATATCGTTACGGTAGAATTCATCCAGCTACCCGCGTTTTTCAAGCGCTGCGAATTGTCGTTAACGACGAACTCAAATCCTTAGAAACGTTTTTAGAAAAAGCACCAAACGCTCTTGTCCCCGGTGGTAGGATTGCGATTATCAGTTTTCATAGCCTAGAAGACCGCCTGGTGAAGCATGGCTTAAGAAATTCACCATTATTGCGAGTTTTGACCAAAAAGCCCATCACAGCCCAAGAAGCAGAAATTGCTCAAAATCCGCGATCGCGCTCTGCCAA
- a CDS encoding 2-dehydro-3-deoxyphosphogluconate aldolase/4-hydroxy-2-oxoglutarate aldolase has product MSNLVWLSQLQQHRAIAVIRAPEMELAKQMALTVAAGGMQLIEITWNSDRAAELISQLRSELPNCTIGTGTLFNVQELKEAIACGAQFLFTPHVDLAMIQAAITQDVPIIPGALSPTEIVTAWNQGASCVKVFPVEAVGGANYIKSLQGPLGKIPLIPTGGVNLDNAKDFLEAGAIAVGLSSQLFPKHLVTKGNWQAIAEQVKKLIQQIGYFRVKNENFP; this is encoded by the coding sequence ATGTCTAATCTAGTTTGGTTATCACAATTACAACAACACCGAGCGATCGCAGTCATCCGTGCGCCAGAGATGGAATTGGCAAAGCAAATGGCTTTGACTGTAGCAGCTGGGGGAATGCAGCTAATTGAGATTACCTGGAATAGCGATCGCGCCGCCGAATTAATTAGCCAACTTCGTTCGGAATTACCAAACTGTACGATTGGTACTGGTACGCTATTTAACGTCCAAGAGTTAAAAGAGGCGATCGCCTGTGGGGCGCAGTTTCTCTTTACACCCCACGTTGATTTAGCAATGATTCAAGCAGCAATAACGCAAGATGTACCCATCATTCCTGGGGCGCTATCACCCACAGAAATTGTTACAGCCTGGAATCAGGGCGCTAGCTGTGTGAAAGTGTTTCCTGTAGAAGCAGTGGGAGGTGCTAATTATATCAAAAGCCTCCAAGGGCCTTTAGGAAAAATTCCTTTGATTCCCACTGGAGGAGTAAATTTAGACAATGCCAAAGACTTTTTAGAAGCAGGAGCGATCGCTGTTGGTTTAAGTAGTCAATTATTTCCTAAGCATTTAGTAACTAAGGGAAATTGGCAGGCAATTGCCGAACAGGTGAAAAAATTGATACAACAGATAGGGTACTTTAGGGTAAAAAATGAAAATTTTCCCTAA
- a CDS encoding ErfK/YbiS/YcfS/YnhG family protein: protein MKSLINHHLMRHFAILLAGVTLSLSAIDPGASEVSAKAKDETIAKNIETLKQSDRRWIQIDLSQQHLIAWEGKTPVYAVTISTGKKSTPTRVGTFKIQTKLKSARMRGSDYDVSDVPYVMYYQGNYGIHGAYWHRRFGTPVSHGCVNVAPNHAKWLFDWASVGTPVFIHK from the coding sequence ATGAAAAGCTTGATTAATCATCACTTGATGCGCCACTTTGCAATATTACTTGCAGGTGTAACACTCTCCTTGAGTGCGATCGATCCTGGTGCATCTGAAGTTTCAGCCAAAGCAAAAGATGAGACAATTGCCAAAAACATCGAGACACTCAAACAATCAGATCGACGTTGGATTCAAATCGATCTTTCTCAACAACACTTAATTGCTTGGGAAGGTAAAACGCCTGTTTATGCTGTGACTATTTCTACAGGTAAAAAATCTACACCCACTCGCGTTGGTACGTTTAAAATTCAAACCAAACTTAAATCTGCCAGAATGCGTGGTAGTGACTACGATGTTAGTGATGTACCTTATGTAATGTATTACCAAGGTAATTACGGTATTCATGGTGCTTATTGGCATCGGAGATTTGGCACTCCAGTCAGTCATGGTTGTGTGAATGTTGCCCCGAACCATGCGAAATGGTTGTTTGATTGGGCGTCAGTAGGAACACCAGTGTTTATTCATAAGTAG